The following are from one region of the Cyclopterus lumpus isolate fCycLum1 chromosome 21, fCycLum1.pri, whole genome shotgun sequence genome:
- the tmem177 gene encoding transmembrane protein 177: MASRFLQFSVLLQKYRTPLLAASCGGVFVANMFYHVFPDISYRQLYQAWFKGEPVTLSDKLEDVFQQVLKDYGISSPKNFSAFASFGFHPVGAGVPWLSAGAKIGIPANFNSTPDDPSGISNRSIFINGKMVDWSSDTGSALREALVFSLDAQKFAMAREVARLQSGGPVMSAAVAPVCLGGVWVYSVLMKQLFGIHTGPLLLRGGVNILALGLGAVSYLLTSDAVNHWIDYNSDRRAAGVSCDYAKGGVEFYDKILSRNKTLRSLMGQKGEEMYALSGNLFPSHLLQLKHTPYTSRREGILTLLREEKA, encoded by the exons ATGGCGTCTCGCTTCCTCCAGTTCTCAGTGCTCCTCCAGAAGTACAGGACTCCGCTGCTTGCTGCGAGCTGTGGCGGCGTCTTTGTGGCCAACATGTTCTACCATGTTTTCCCGGACATCTCCTACCGTCAGCTCTATCAGGCCTGGTTCAAAGGAGAACCAGTCACGCTGTCTGACAAGCTCGAGGATGTCTTCCAGCAG GTGTTGAAGGACTACGGCATCAGCTCACCCAAGAACTTCTCTGCCTTCGCCTCCTTTGGGTTTCACCCGGTCGGCGCCGGTGTCCCTTGGCTTTCTGCCGGGGCCAAAATTGGCATACCAGCGAACTTCAACAGCACGCCCGATGACCCCAGCGGAATCAGCAACCGCTCCATTTTCATCAACGGTAAAATGGTGGACTGGAGCAGCGATACCGGCTCGGCTCTGCGGGAGGCACTGGTGTTTTCCCTCGATGCACAGAAGTTCGCCATGGCCCGAGAAGTGGCCCGCTTGCAGTCCGGAGGACCAGTGATGAGTGCTGCTGTGGCCCCGGTCTGCCTGGGTGGGGTTTGGGTGTACAGCGTGCTCATGAAGCAGTTGTTTGGGATCCACACTGGGCCTCTGCTCCTTCGCGGCGGTGTGAACATTCTGGCGCTGGGGCTCGGAGCCGTGTCCTACTTGCTCACCTCGGACGCCGTCAACCATTGGATCGACTATAACTCCGACCGGCGTGCGGCGGGAGTGTCCTGTGATTACGCCAAAGGAGGGGTGGAGTTTTATGACAAGATTCTGTCCAGAAACAAGACACTGCGCTCCCTGATGGGGCAGAAGGGAGAAGAGATGTACGCTCTGAGCGGGAACCTGTTTCCCTCTCACCTCCttcagctgaaacacacaccGTACACATCCAGGAGGGAGGGGATCCTCACTCTGCTGAGGGAGGAAAAAGCTTGA
- the LOC117751036 gene encoding zinc-binding protein A33-like: MAPPWSARMDELSCPICHDVFKDPVLLRCSHSFCNACVHQWWSTKPCRQCPACNTVSLTTAPPRNLVLKNLCEAFLLEQNSGVVCRLHAERLKLFCLDDQTPVCVVCRDSRLHANHHFSPVDEAAEPHRKDLREYVARSRKKLKLFNEVKLDLEEVDEAICNQALATETEITNEFNVLVQFLMLDKEFRVAALKEEEMCKRKVIMDKITGLTDEIIALETTIQTIEDGLMDDDDASLLLNISALTKAAQRPLPDDPEQVTGTRIDVAKHLGNMIFNAWCKMKQIVSYTPVILNPNTAHPELQLSEDLTSTRCRTDLALERMEGHRSALGSEGFTSGRHSWDVEVGSNRMWALGAMAPDAQKMGDVVSGLWMLRFNKGKFSAFSPSRPVSVPLKERPRRVRVQLDWDRGTLSFLDRDTEAPIHTFTHRFTDRLFPYINTWDTLPLKMLPVNLTVTLTRPVDNYQIKAVW; the protein is encoded by the coding sequence ATGGCTCCCCCTTGGTCGGCACGCATGGACGAGCTCTCATGTCCGATTTgccatgatgtgttcaaggacccgGTTCTCCTCCGCTGCAGCCACAGCTTCTGTAACGCCTGCGTGCATCAGTGGTGGAGTACGAAACCATGCCGCCAGTGTCCCGCCTGCAACACGGTGTCTTTGACCACGGCGCCGCCTCGCAACCTCGTGTTGAAGAACCTTTGCGAGGCTTTCCTCCTGGAGCAGAACTCCGGGGTGGTGTGCCGCCTCCACGCGGAGAGGCTCAAGCTCTTCTGCCTGGACGACCAGACGCCCGTCTGCGTCGTCTGTCGGGATTCGAGACTGCACGCGAACCACCATTTTAGTCCCGTGGACGAAGCCGCGGAGCCTCACAGGAAAGACCTCCGGGAATACGTGGCGCGTTCGCGGAAGAAATTGAAACTCTTCAATGAAGTGAAACTGGACTTGGAAGAAGTCGACGAGGCCATTTGTAATCAAGCTCTCGCCACAGAGACCGAGATAACTAATGAGTTCAATGTGCTTGTGCAGTTTTTGATGCTGGACAAAGAGTTCAGGGTCGCAGcactgaaggaggaagagatgtgTAAAAGGAAAGTGATCATGGACAAGATTACCGGTTTGACCGATGAGATAATTGCCCTGGAAACCACCATCCAGACCATAGAGGACGGGCTGATGGACGACGATGACGCGTCACTCCTTCTTAACATCAGCGCTTTAACGAAAGCCGCTCAGCGCCCCCTGCCGGATGACCCGGAGCAGGTCACAGGGACCCGGATCGACGTTGCCAAACACCTGGGTAATATGATCTTCAATGCCTGGTGCAAAATGAAACAGATCGTGTCGTACACCCCTGTGATCCTGAACCCCAACACTGCCCACCCAGAGCTCCAGCTGTCTGAAGATTTGACCAGTACGAGGTGTAGAACCGATCTAGCcctggagaggatggaggggcACCGCAGTGCCTTGGGCTCCGAGGGCTTCACATCAGGGAGACACAGCTGGGACGTGGAGGTTGGGAGCAATCGCATGTGGGCGCTGGGGGCCATGGCACCAGATGCCCAGAAGATGGGAGACGTTGTGTCTGGGTTGTGGATGCTGAGGTTTAATAAAGGCAAATTCTCTGCATTCTCCCCATCACGCCCAGTGTCTGTCCCACTGAAGGAACGGCCCAGGAGGGTCAGAGTGCAACTGGACTGGGACAGAGGGACGCTGTCCTTCCTCGATCGGGATACCGAGGCAcccattcacacattcacacacaggtTCACCGACAGGCTGTTTCCGTACATCAACACCTGGGATACCCTTCCGCTGAAGATGCTGCCAGTGAATCTCACCGTGACATTAACACGGCCGGTGGACAATTACCAGATCAAAGCGGTTTGGTGA